From the Huiozyma naganishii CBS 8797 chromosome 13, complete genome genome, the window TCTACTCACTGCAAGCTGAACCGGTCCCTAAACGACACAATTATGACACAATCATAGCAGTCAATGCGGAACCTGTGACAGTGACTATTCATGGGTCTTCTATGGACCGCTGAACTGTCAGTCGTTAAGCAGTCGTGGAGCTATTGTTATGCAGCTATTAAGGACCTTTTTCtaaaagaggaaataaaCCCTTAATGAGGCATATCCATCAGCTAAGCCGTTGGTATACCGTACCTTCTCATAGAATGGTAGTGGCGATGTTTGCTGccttgctgctgctgtcgtTGCTACACCCTTATGTTGTGTCCATTAGCTTGAACGTCTAGTTGTTTTTAAATTATGAAGGGGGGCCAGAAAAGGTAATATTTACAATCGCTCTCTCTTGTTCGAGCTCCAAGCAAGCACACTGAAGAATGAGTTACTAGGTTTTAGCATACGTCTTGTAAACCATCTATCCAATCCATATATGCAATCCCTACTGCTCATGGGTATTTACTGGACAGACCAACAGTCGTGAGCCAGTTCTCtatttttatctttttatttatttatttatgCTTAATGTTTTTTAGCCCGACGACCCCGGTATAGTCAAACCAAACTTTGTGGGCAGCATTAGCACAAGCATTTTTGAATGATAAAGTCTAAATGATCCTTCAGCCCCTAAAAGCTTTATGAAGTGTCCTCGGAAAATTCTAGTTGGTACCGCAACACTGACGATGTTGAATCTTTACGCTTCGTTTTCCCATCTTTTCAGTCTCTTTCCACAACCGAGAGTAGCCTAATGGGACTCTAGATTTGTCGTTTACTGTTAGTTCACCAAGAATGATGAAGTTTTTACGAGGGATTACAGTATTGGAAGCTTTGTTTGTTGAAGACTTGTGGTTTTCCTTCTGTTCAATCCTTTCCGGTTGGAGTTGAGTCTGCCTATTATTTTTCAGTGAGTTATCCTTGGCTTTATTTGTTTCTATCCTGTTACGGGAACCGGAACTTTTGCAACGACTTTTAATTTGGTGAATTGCGTTTCTAAAGCGTTTGAACCTTCTTTCTTTGGTGTCTTGCTTTGGTGTATCCTCGtctattttcttctttcccgTGAAACCTTTTATCGATGTGTTTATTCCTTTAACAGGTTCGGTACTAACAGGTTTGACACTAACAGGTTCGACTCCAAAGTCCATGTCACTCAAGGAATGTACTACATCTAGCAGTCTGCTCACTGTTTTGGATCTGGGAATACCGTGGTCTGAACCAAAATTATACGTGTAATACATCGGGTTGTAAGCATCCATCCTACTTTTACCTTGAAAGCGCAATGGTCTGTTTTTAATTAACTCAGCTTTTGGACTAGGTCCCAACGCTCCTTTTTCGAGTGGCTTATACCAATAGTCTTCCCAATACTTTTGCCAAACCATCAACTTTAAAATATTGTCCTCTGGATCATTGCTGTCAAACGCATTCTCTCTGAGTGCTTTTTCAGGCAATGATAATCGCCAGTCACCACTAATGCTTTTAACCTTTTGTGAAAATTCAGGTTTATCAATGTTTCGGCGTGTTTGGTAAGCTCGCTTATCTGAAGGAGTAATacaactttcttttttaaGCTAGGTTTACGTATACTAGCTTTGTGTACGCTTCTAAATTCCTTATTTTCTGTAACTCCTCTAAACAATCCACTGATAAACCCTC encodes:
- the KNAG0M01530 gene encoding uncharacterized protein, whose amino-acid sequence is MVWQKYWEDYWYKPLEKGALGPSPKAELIKNRPLRFQGKSRMDAYNPMYYTYNFGSDHGIPRSKTVSRLLDVVHSLSDMDFGVEPVSVKPVSTEPVKGINTSIKGFTGKKKIDEDTPKQDTKERRFKRFRNAIHQIKSRCKSSGSRNRIETNKAKDNSLKNNRQTQLQPERIEQKENHKSSTNKASNTVIPRKNFIILGELTVNDKSRVPLGYSRLWKETEKMGKRSVKIQHRQCCGTN